A portion of the Psilocybe cubensis strain MGC-MH-2018 chromosome 10, whole genome shotgun sequence genome contains these proteins:
- a CDS encoding ABC transporter 7 — translation MSICNNRSVFEFNDPCIRASWSALLPFGLVGLLCLSKLPKPRPVQRLCRFLQSPLHNFLTLREAEALDNKSAIGRAFENDNIEELPKSHVRRHHVAFAFIGAAEGLCWIVSGSFQLYDSHNNVDGILCYALAFSWIYTAIRPLVPSTSKSAPYDVVVIYLLFFVGAIVDIGGIIYDYAVLLSPLPSQLSLLLRSVNLLAIVSSLIIIFNIPSELPSAKVDPQEIANEFISSHMGREFAGYHTQSDLQHLWFARRASTRIRSELMTSIYAKALKRKDFSAIVDQSKVTDSMSQAPPTSGRKGKAGSKGKSDTSDDPKPGASTGKIVNLMSSDSNRISRMVTIIFNLYGAPFEIIIACTFLYQLLGISAFAGFLVLVVGWPLNNFLARRNVRINKGIMSAQDKRMGVLNELIRAIKFIKLFAWEERWIARAMEARELELKWIRKARINQILFHLLTNSAPILVSIISFFAYVMSGNELTISTAFTAIALFSMVRAPLKVLPTYLVQILQAQVALERISVYLDEEEVTEQVSTLKRNSQPSNAIVDEGLGLSNATLRWNEVTVVEKKDKARTSSISHPPATTSVPEIAVVANEGSSSDSTTLESNEVHKFELSDISVKFPEGKLTVVTGPTASGKTALLASMAILGEMTLVSGRILLSKDPNRVDENGLMYCISYAAQLPWLLHRSIKENIIFGYPFDEERYNAVVECCALLPDLQMLEDGDATEIGARGVNLSGGQKARVALARAVYARTKFVLLDDPLSAVDSHTARFLFDRLLCGPLLANRTVVLVTHHVNLVLPAAHYLVRMLDGRIDTQGGVHELREQGVLSDIVVESSIRVHEEVKVEVEQPEAKAALEDQLEPKIEVKKPRKLVSDEFRETGGVKWSIYNTYLKASSYRIWFILAVIVFVNQFLGIAEKLWIRTWGEAYRNETSSTPYGVQYPTILTINLNAANDQTNFGIQQFGQAVGLDSRTPGPFGIVWPSAMEHPLLYIGIYAAIGMITTLVSVLSVTAQYTGALRASRILFKRLLVAIVHATFRFHDITPQGRILNRFGKDMDTIDSSLAGTLQAVNSALAGFLVAILTVAYVHN, via the exons ATGAGTATCTGCAATAACAGAAGTGTTTTCGAGTTCAATGACCCGTGCATTCGTGCATCGTGGTCTGCATTACTCCCTTTCGGACTTGTCGGCCTGTTGTGTCTATCCAAACTTCCCAAACCACGACCAGTACAACGACTTTGTCGTTTTTTGCAATCACCTTTGCACAACTTCCTCACTCTTCGTGAAGCTGAAGCTCTTGACAACAAATCTGCAATAGGACGCGCCTTTGAGAATGACAATATCGAAGAGCTACCAAAATCCCACGTTCGTCGACACCATGTCGCGTTCGCCTTCATCGGTGCCGCAGAAGGACTCTGCTGGATAGTCAGTGGGTCTTTCCAACTTTACGATTCGCACAACAACGTAGACGGCATCCTTTGCTACGCTCTCGCGTTTTCATGGATCTATACCGCCATTCGCCCTTTGgtaccatcaacatccaAGTCTGCCCCCTACGACGTCGTTGTCATCTACCTGCTTTTCTTCGTTGGTGCTATTGTAGATATCGGAGGGATTATCTACGATTACGCTGTCTTGCTTTCCCCTCTACCTTCGCAACTCTCCTTACTGTTGCGAAGTGTCAACCTTCTTGCGATCGTGTCTTCGttgatcatcatcttcaataTACCATCGGAATTACCCAGCGCGAAGGTCGATCCACAAGAAATT GCAAACGAGTTTATTTCGTCGCATATGGGCCGCGAATTCGCTGGATATCAT ACTCAATCCGACCTTCAACATCTCTGGTTCGCTCGTCGAGCATCAACCAGGATACGTTCGGAACTCATGACATCCATATATGCGAAAGCattgaaaagaaaggatttCTCCGCTATCGTCGACCAATCAAAGGTGACAGATTCCATGTCGCAAGCTCCTCCGACCTCCGGGCGTAAAG GAAAAGCGGGTAGCAAAGGAAAGTCCGACACTTCTGATGATCCCAAGCCAGGCGCCAGTACGGGTAAAATTGTTAATCTTATGTCCAGTGACTCTAACAGA ATATCAAGAATGGTCACAATCATATTCAACCTTTACGGAG CTCCTTTCGAGATCATCATTGCATGCACATTTCTCTACCA ACTTCTCGGCATTAGTGCATTCGCCGGTTTCTTGGTCCTGGTAGTAGGCTGGCCCCTGAACAATTTCCTCGCCCGTCGAAATGTCCGAATCAATAAAGGTATCATGAGTGCCCAAGATAAACGTATGGGTGTGCTAAACGAGTTGATCAGGGCC ATCAAATTCATTAAACTTTTTGCGTGGGAGGAACGATGGATTGCGAGAGCAATGGAAGCAAGAGAATTGGAACTGAAGTGGATCAGAAAAG CCCGGATCAACCAGATACTGTTCCATTTACTTACCAACAGTGCCCCGATACTGGTGTCTATCATATCGTTTTTTGCCTATGTGATGAGCGGTAACGAGTTGACTATAAGCACAGCGTTCACG GCGATTGCTTTGTTCAGCATGGTCAG AGCCCCTCTCAAAGTGCTTCCCACTTACTTGGTCCAGATTCTTCAG GCCCAGGTTGCACTGGAACGGATTTCTGTCTACctcgatgaagaagaagtcaCCGAACAGGTGTCAACGCTGAAGAGAAATTCTCAACCATCTAATGCAATCGTCGATGAAGGCTTGGGACTCAGCAACGCTACCCTGCGGTGGAACGAAGTGACTGTCGTTGAAAAGAAGGATAAAGCTAGGACTTCTTCAATAAGTCACCCTCCTGCTACTACAAGTGTTCCAGAGATCGCGGTTGTGGCAAACGAGGGAAGTTCATCTGACAGCACTACGTTGGAAAGTAACGAAGTACATAAGTTTGAGCTGAGCGACATATCTGTCAAGTTCCCGGAAGGCAAATTGACCGTCGTGACTGGACCAACTGCCTCGGGGAAAACTGCTCTTCTTGCAAGT ATGGCGATATTAGGCGAAATGACCTTGGTTTCGGGAAGAATCCTGTTGTCTAAAGATCCAAATCGTGTCGACGAGAATGGCCTCATGTATTGCATCTCATACGCTGCTCAACTGCCGTGGTTGCTCCATAGATCTATCAAAGAGAACATTATTTTCGGGTATCCATTCGACGAGGAGAGATATAATGCGGTTGTCGAGTGCTGTGCTCTCCTTCCCGACCTCCAAATGCTAGAAGATGGGGATGCCACCGAAATTGGTGCCCG TGGCGTCAACCTATCAGGAGGGCAAAAAGCAAGAGTCGCTCTCGCGCGAGCAGTCTATGCCCGGACAAAATTCGTACTTCTAGATGACCCCCTGAGCGCAGTAGATAGCCACACGGCCAGATTTCTCTTCGATCGACTACTCTGTGGTCCTCTGTTGGCAAACAGGACAGTC GTTCTCGTGACACATCATGTAAACCTGGTACTTCCAGCCGCTCATTATCTTGTACGTATGCTGGACGGTCGTATTGACACTCAAGGTGGGGTTCACGAGTTGAGGGAGCAAGGTGTACTCAGCGATATTGTTGTTGAATCTTCAATCCGAGTGCATGAGGAGGTCAAAGTTGAGGTCGAGCAACCTGAAGCTAAGGCCGCTCTCGAAGACCAACTGGAGCCCAAGATAGAGGTCAAGAAACCTCGAAAATTGGTATCGGATGAATTTAGGGAGACAGGTGGTGTAAAGTGGTCCATCTACAACACCTACCTGAAGGCGTC TTCGTATCGAATCTGGTTTATCTTGGCTGTCATAGTATTTGTTAACCAATTTTTGGGCATCGCTGAGAAATTATGGATCAGG ACATGGGGAGAAGCATATAGAAATGAGACCAGTAGTACACCGTATGGTGTACAATATCCGACTATTTTAACTATCAATTTGAATGCGGCCAACGACCAGACCAACTTCGGAATCCAGCAATTTGGACAGGCGGTAGGTCTTGACTCAAGAACCCCCGGTCCTTTTGGTATCGTTTGGCCTAGTGCCATGGAACATCCACTTTTGTACATTGGAATATACGCTGCCATCGGGATGATAACTACTTTGGTCAGTGTACTGTCCGTCACAGCACAATACACAGGCGCGCTGCGCGCCTCTCGCATTTTGTTCAA GAGGCTCCTCGTGGCCATTGTTCACGCAACTTTCAGATTTCACGATATCACACCCCAGG GTCGCATTCTGAATCGTTTTGGAAAG GATATGGACACCATCGATTCTTCCCTCGCTGGGACCCTCCAGGCCGTCAATTCAGCATTGGCGGGATTTCTTGTAGCCATTCTTACTGTTGCGTACGTCCACAACTAA
- a CDS encoding ABC transporter 7 has product MGLCEDHGPLDFSSQCVRLSWSAFLPAVFVFALCLSTIPLPQPARRILRFLGAPFKTYLTLHEAEAIDITGEKGFDGDDTEIVLEVSHIAPLWRTVVFVFVGIVQCFCWVAHGSFLIYNDTTDIWAGVASFLVAFAWMYTVVRPIVIPPATGPADMFTLYLILLFTSILQFGGALFDNRVLGAPPPSNLALLGMLTNLLSLILLLSVVVTIPLALPSNRVDPKEIGHSVSPEDYTNLWGWITFKWVYPLVKRGTNTTLEEKDVWDMSPTMQSRPIFVKFSSIKRSTLLRRLWAANSLDLILDFSLTFVSVLFNYAGPFFLKRILDLIDLEEPTPESRTRAYIYAFLAFTCSILKAQADVQHLWFGRRAATRIRSELMAAIYDKALKRKDFSGVVNKDKKEEEVKESPSNGVETKESKRKSKAKKKEEKEKAAKADDPKAGADVGKIVNLMAGDANRISMTISALYFIYGAPFEIIIAGVFLYQLLGLSAFAGFVVLLVGWPLNSFIARRSIRIQKGVLAARDKRMGVLNELIGAVKFIKFFAWEERWIGKALDAREFEMKWMVKARINSVLFGLLWTTAPILVSIISFMAYVLQGNELTISTAFTAIALFNMVRAPLNVIPTWIVQILQTGVALNRISVYLDEEEVTDQVSSLKKDYSEPLLPGADDEGLGLENASFKWNEVTDAVDKDKGKSDGKTTLPTTTADLTADDASTTVDDNASERSVTGPQDRVFELRDISVVFPQGELTVVTGPTASGKTALLLAVLGELTLTKGRIIMSKEPSRVDENGLMHCISYAAQSPWLRHQSIKDNILFGYPYDEARYNMVIDSCALRPDLKMLEDGDATEIGARGVSLSGGQKARVALARAVYARTKYVLLDDPLSAVDSHTSRFLYEKLLRGPLLANRTVVLVTHHVELVLPGAHYLIRMLDGRIDTQGTVKELREQGVLEEIKLDASVDAHKEEAIEADAAAIEETLEDPSKTADATKKPRKLVKDEHRETGGVKWSIYKSYLKASSYWTWAFLALIIVLIQFLNISEKLWIKTWGEAYKIGNETSPAFYEFRTFATAEHEASMDGLSMNHQHYHTYQSLAPPKGIFGIQWPNASEHPLFYIGIYAGIGMATALASITSVMIQYTGALRASRILFKQLLVTVVRATFRFHDTTPQGRMLNRFGKDVETIDSSLAGSLQAVNSSLMGFFAAIITVAVVFPYFIIPAIFIGFAYRSLAIGYLNTGRDLRRMESNSRSPIFSDFGELLEGIVTVRAFSAERRFLDNLHKKIDVTTKMWYTFWMTNRWLLLNFDALGALSVLVTTLFSIATLANGAGLAGLCITSAMAFTSSVYWACRFWTGLELDLNSVERVVEYLDLPQEPPAIIESNRVPAYWPSSSNNDSLVVVEDLEIKYAPDLPAVLHGVSFSLKAGERVGLLGRTGSGKSTLAMSILRFVDPTNGRIMIDGIDISTIGIHDLRSRLTFIPQDATLFSGTLRDNLDPFGDHTDAECLDVLRRVHMITDSPHLSLESSRDQSASSSRNPTRPSTPTGHDRESTIDTMSAASTNVDSKASVSLDTKVSAGGTNFSQGQRQLIAMARALLRRSSIIVLDEATSSIDFATDAKIQTTIREEFTNSLLLTVAHRLRTVIDYDRLIVLDKGQIVEFDTPWNLINKEDGIFRNMCMKSGSFTELESAAKAKASSNA; this is encoded by the exons ATGGGCCTTTGTGAGGACCATGGCCCATTAGACTTTAGCAGTCAATGCGTACGACTATCATGGAGCGCATTTCTTCCAGCAGTCTTCGTTTTCGCTTTGTGCTTATCGACTATACCCCTACCACAACCTGCCCGACGGATACTACGATTTCTAGGCGCGCCATTCAAGACTTACCTGACGTTACATGAAGCGGAGGCCATTGATATCACCGGAGAGAAAGGTTTTGATGGAGACGACACGGAGATTGTGTTGGAAGTGTCCCATATCGCCCCCCTTTGGCGCACTGTGGTATTTGTATTCGTAGGAATCGTGCAGTGTTTCTGCTGGGTCGCACATGGCTCATTCCTCATATACAATGATACAACGGATATATGGGCAGGAGTGGCTTCATTCCTTGTAGCTTTTGCTTGGATGTACACCGTCGTCCGACCCATCGTTATTCCGCCAGCGACCGGCCCCGCCGACATGTTCACAttgtatttaatcctgcTATTCACCTCAATCCTTCAATTTGGCGGAGCTTTATTCGATAACCGTGTCTTAGGGGCCCCGCCTCCATCTAATCTTGCCCTGCTTGGTATGCTCACCAATTTACTTTCCCTCATACTCCTATTGTCTGTAGTTGTCACAATACCTTTGGCACTCCCGAGCAACCGCGTTGATCCTAAGGAAATT GGGCATTCTGTCTCGCCGGAGGACTACACTAACCTGTGGGGATGGATTACTTTCAAGTGGGTTTACCCCTTGGTTAAACGG GGAACAAATACTACGCTTGAAGAAAAGGACGTATGGGATATGAGTCCCACAATGCAATCGAGGCCTATTTTTGTCAAGTTCAGCTCCATCAAACGTTCCACCCTGCTCCGTCGCCTATGGGCGGCCAACTCCCTTGATCTCAT CTTGGATTTCTCCTTAACTTTTGTCAGCGTGTTGTTTAACTATGCAGGTCCTTTTTTCCTAAA GCGGATCCTAGATTTAATTGACTTGGAAGAGCCAACGCCGGAAAGCCGCACGCGAGCATACATATATGCGTTCCTCGCGTTCACATGTTCCATTTTGAAG GCACAAGCTGACGTTCAGCACCTATGGTTTGGCCGACGGGCAGCAACGCGGATTCGCTCCGAGCTGATGGCGGCGATATACGACAAGGCATTGAAACGCAAAGATTTCTCAGGCGTCGTcaacaaagacaaaaaagaggaggaagttAAGGAATCCCCATCAAATGGTGTCGAGACCAAAGAGTCCAAAC GCAAATcaaaagcgaagaagaaagaagaaaaggaaaaagcaGCTAAAGCTGATGACCCCAAAGCCGGAGCTGATGTTGGAAAAATAGTCAACCTTATGGCTGGGGACGCCAATAGG ATTTCTATGACAATTTCAGCCTTGTACTTCATATATGGCG CGCCCTTTGAGATTATCATCGCTGGTGTATTCCTGTATCA ACTATTGGGTCTCAGCGCTTTTGCAGGATTTGTAGTATTGCTTGTCGGATGGCCTCTCAACAGCTTCATCGCTCGCCGAAGTATCAGAATCCAGAAAGGCGTGCTTGCTGCACGAGACAAGCGTATGGGAGTCCTTAATGAGTTAATTGGCGCA GTCAAATTCATCAAGTTCTTTGCTTGGGAAGAGCGTTGGATTGGCAAGGCCCTAGACGCACGAGAGtttgaaatgaaatggatGGTTAAAG CTCGTATCAACTCGGTTTTGTTTGGCCTTCTCTGGACGACTGCTCCGATCTTAGTATCCATCATCTCGTTTATGGCCTATGTTCTACAGGGCAATGAGCTGACCATTAGTACTGCTTTCACG GCAATTGCTCTATTCAATATGGTCAG AGCACCACTGAATGTTATCCCAACCTGGATCGTCCAAATTTTGCAG ACTGGTGTCGCGCTCAATAGGATTTCTGTCTATctcgacgaagaagaggtcACAGATCAGGTTTCTTCGCTCAAGAAGGACTATTCGGAGCCCCTATTGCCTGGTGCGGACGATGAAGGACTTGGGCTCGAGAATGCGTCTTTCAAATGGAATGAGGTAACGGATGCAGTGGATAAAGATAAAGGCAAGAGTGACGGGAAAACTACCTTACCTACTACCACTGCCGACCTGACTGCCGACGACGCCAGCACAACCGTTGATGATAACGCCTCTGAAAGGAGTGTTACGGGACCTCAAGACCGAGTGTTCGAGTTAAGAGATATATCTGTCGTTTTCCCGCAGGGTGAATTGACTGTTGTTACTGGACCAACCGCTTCTGGGAAAACTGCACTTCTC CTCGCCGTTCTTGGTGAATTGACCCTTACAAAAGGACGTATAATTATGTCCAAGGAGCCGTCGCGCGTCGATGAGAACGGACTCATGCACTGTATCTCCTACGCGGCCCAATCGCCATGGTTAAGGCACCAATCAATCAAGGACAACATCCTGTTTGGGTACCCGTACGATGAGGCACGATATAACATGGTTATCGATTCCTGTGCTCTCAGGCCCGATTTGAAGATGTTAGAGGACGGCGATGCAACAGAGATTGGAGCAAG GGGTGTGAGTTTATCAGGAGGACAGAAAGCAAGAGTTGCGCTGGCACGAGCCGTTTATGCTCGAACCAAATATGTGCTGCTGGACGACCCTCTCAGTGCGGTCGACAGTCATACCTCAAGGTTCCTTTATGAGAAGCTTTTGCGAGGCCCACTTTTGGCTAACAGAACTGTC GTACTGGTAACACATCATGTCGAACTTGTGCTTCCTGGGGCCCATTATCTTATCCGTATGCTTGATGGCCGCATCGACACCCAAGGAACAGTCAAGGAACTCAGGGAACAAGGTGTTCTAGAAGAAATTAAATTGGATGCCTCTGTTGACGCGCACAAGGAAGAGGCTATTGAGGCGGATGCAGCTGCGATTGAAGAAACCCTCGAAGATCCTTCTAAAACGGCCGACGCTACCAAAAAGCCCAGGAAACTTGTCAAAGATGAGCATAGAGAGACAGGGGGAGTCAAGTGGTCTATCTACAAGAGTTACCTCAAGGCCTC CTCGTACTGGACATGGGCTTTCCTAGCCTTGATCATTGTCCTAATTCAATTTTTGAACATTTCCGAGAAACTTTGGATCAAG ACTTGGGGTGAAGCGTATAAGATCGGCAACGAGACTTCTCCAGCATTCTACGAGTTCCGCACGTTTGCCACCGCTGAACACGAAGCATCTATGGATGGCCTTTCCATGAATCATCAACATTACCATACTTATCAGAGCCTAGCGCCCCCAAAAGGCATATTTGGTATTCAATGGCCTAATGCCTCTGAACATCCCCTCTTTTACATCGGGATCTACGCTGGCATTGGTATGGCAACTGCACTAGCAAGTATCACTTCAGTAATGATTCAGTATACGGGTGCATTGCGAGCCTCCCGCATTCTTTTCAA GCAACTTCTCGTAACTGTTGTACGAGCGACCTTCCGATTCCATGATACAACCCCACAGG GCCGCATGCTTAATCGATTTGGGAAGGATGTAGAAACCATTGACTCCTCCCTAGCTGGATCTTTGCAAGCCGTCAACTCCTCTCTGATGGGATTCTTTGCTGCCATCATCACTGTTGC CGTTGTCTTCCCTTACTTCATCATTCCAGCAATTTTCATAGGCTTTGCTTATCGTTCGTTGGCGATCGGATATCTCAACACTGGCCGAGACCTTCGAAGAATGGAATCTAATTCGAGGTCCCCTATCTTTTCAGACTTCGGAGAGCTCCTTGAAGGAATTGTCACCGTCAGAGCTTTCTCTGCCGAAAGGAGATTCTTGGATAATTTGCACAAGAAGATTGATGTTACCACCAAG ATGTGGTATACTTTCTGGATGACCAACCGATGGCTGCTACTCAATTTCGATGCTCTCGGTGCACTTTCTGTACTGGTTACCACATTGTTCTCTATAGCTACGCTCGCAAACGGTGCCGGCCTCGCTGGTCTCTGTATTACAAGCGCAATGGCCTTTACATCTTCAG TTTATTGGGCGTGTCGATTCTGGACTG GTCTCGAGCTCGATCTGAA CTCTGTTGAACGTGTCGTTGAATA CCTTGATCTTCCTCAGGAACCGCCCGCAATAATTGAATCAAATCGCGTACCCGCTTACTGGCCATCGAGTTCTAATAACGACTCGCTCGTTGTCGTCGAAGATTTGGAGATCAAATATGCCCCAGATCTGCCGGCCGTTTTGCATGGCGTGTCGTTCTCTCTGAAAGCTGGGGAAAGAGTTGGCCTTTTAGGTCGCACTG GAAGTGGAAAATCTACACTTGCTATGAGTATTCTGAGATTTGTTGACCCCACCAATGGTCGAATCATGATTGACGGAATTGACATATCTACTATTGGAATTCACGACTTGCGCTCACGACTA ACCTTCATCCCTCAA GATGCCACTCTATTCTCAGGGACGTTACGAGACAACCTCGATCCATTTG GTGACCACACTGATGCTGAATGCCTGGACGTGTTGCGCAGAGTGCATATGATTACGGACAGTCCACATTTGTCTCTCGAATCGTCCAGAGATCAGAGTGCATCATCATCGCGCAATCCAACCAGACCTTCAACCCCAACGGGTCACGATCGCGAAAGCACCATTGACACCATgtcagcagcttcaaccaATGTTGACTCCAAGGCTTCGGTGTCGCTTGATACCAAGGTATCTGCAGGGGGAACTAACTTCTCGCAGGGTCAAAGACAATTGATTGCGATGGCCCGGGCGTTGCTTCGTCGCAGTTCCATTATTGTATTGGACGAGGCTACCAGCAGCATCGATTTTGCGACGGATGCCAAAATCCAAACTACCATTCGTGAAGAGTTTACCAATTCTCTTCTTCTGACAG TCGCACATCGTCTTCGTACTGTCATTGACTATGACCGTTTAATCGTTCTGGACAAAGGACAG ATCGTCGAGTTTGATACCCCTTGGAATCTAATCAACAAGGAGGATGGAATATTCAGAAACATGTGCATGAAGAGCGGATCTTTCACTGAGCTGGAATCGGCCGCGAAAGCTAAAGCTAGTTCGAATGCTTGA
- a CDS encoding ATP-dependent bile acid permease → MAFTLSALELDLNSVERLIEYLDVPQEPPAIIETKRAPAYWPSSSSNTDLLVVENLEVKYAPELPSVINDVSFSLKAGERIGLLGRTGSGKSTLATSLMRFVEPTNGRITIDGIDISTIGVYDLRSKITFIPQDATLFSGTLRENLDPFGDHSDGECTEALRRVRMFADDTPPTQSIRPSRTPSRASSMHSEHFSTATTNIDSKPSISLDAQVSAGGTNFSQGQRQLIAMARALIRRSPIIIFDEATSSIDFETDSIIQATIREEFSGSLLLTDYDRLIILDKGKVEKHIVEFDTPWNLIQKEDGVFRSMCMKTGTFSELEDAAKAASLTQSLQT, encoded by the exons ATGGCATTTACGTTGTCAG CACTGGAGCTGGACCTTAA CTCTGTCGAGAGACTAATTGAGTA TCTCGATGTCCCGCAGGAACCTCCAGCGATTATAGAAACAAAAAGGGCTCCTGCATATTGGCCGTCGAGCTCCAGCAACACTGACCTACTTGTTGTAGAGAACTTAGAAGTCAAATATGCACCAGAGCTTCCCTCTGTGATTAATGATGTATCCTTCTCGTTGAAAGCCGGTGAACGTATTGGCTTGCTTGGGAGAACCG GTAGTGGAAAGTCGACTTTGGCTACCAGCCTTATGAGATTT GTTGAACCTACTAATGGCAGGATTACAATCGACGGAATTGACATTTCGACTATTGGTGTCTACGATCTACGTTCCAAAATT ACCTTCATCCCACAA GACGCGACACTTTTCTCAGGGACCTTGAGAGAAAACCTTGATCCATTTG GTGACCATAGTGACGGGGAATGTACAGAGGCACTGCGTCGTGTGCGCATGTTTGCCGACGACACACCTCCAACTCAAAGTATCAGACCGTCTCGTACCCCCTCCAGGGCATCTTCAATGCACAGCGAACACTTCTCCACCGCGACTACTAACATCGACAGCAAACCGAGCATCTCTCTTGACGCTCAGGTGTCGGCGGGAGGAACTAATTTCTCTCAGGGTCAAAGACAGCTAATTGCAATGGCCCGGGCACTTATTCGTCGAAGCCCAATCATCATCTTCGATGAGGCAACGAGCAGTATAGATTTTGAGACAGATTCGATCATACAAGCTACGATCAGAGAAGAGTTTTCGGGATCCCTTCTTCTCACAG ATTACGACAGACTCATCATATTAGATAAGGGAAAGGTAGAGAAGCAT ATCGTCGAATTCGACACTCCTTGGAATTTGATACAAAAGGAAGATGGCGTATTCAGAAGCATGTGCATGAAAACTGGTACTTTCTCTGAGCTAGAAGATGCTGCCAAGGCTGCCTCGCTAACTCAATCACTCCAAACTTGA
- a CDS encoding Caffeine resistance protein 5 — translation MTDTLRNSIVGLFINTISDGRFLPFPEQRLGWQLPANLQLARAASSPPDSKVHETSESVSFQPTLARNDLEETISNRTSANAFHSSINSYRKSLSSIEKAQVDLNMKPVHETVSETIVNWYDEHDQENPQNWSLGKRIFVLGLVSLLTFGVYIGSAIYPLSEIPSIGRTPVYMATLLIFVLLQLPIIYAPNIQTLLAMRFFTGFFGSPALATGGASIQDMFPIIKLPYALIVWSVTASCGPILGPIIGGFAAQNRNWTWPLWELFYIGVFAFIVLLFWLPETNAETILLKRAQRLRKLTGNPNLFSKSEIKQSKLKPSEVLFESLLRPFQLMIEPAVLYANVYLGLTYAIFYLWFEAFPLVYGDIYHFNLGLSGLPFTGLLVTCILASSVYVCWNYYHVEPIFRKTGYIVPESRLAVALVASGFVPASLLIFGKLILSCPTQIPDLPFSNRMVFPAGCALDCPNYRRSFVYPRVGLFAN, via the exons ATGACAGACACCTTGAGAAACTCAATCGTTGGACTTTTTATCAACACAATTTCGGATGGTCGattccttcctttccctGAACAACGGCTTGGATGGCAATTACCTGCTAATCTTCAGCTCGCAAGGGCAGCTTCTTCACCCCCCGATTCCAAAGTACACGAAACCAGTGAATCGGTATCCTTCCAGCCTACGTTGGCAAGAAATGATTTGGAAGAGACGATATCCAATCGCACGTCTGCGAATGCATTTCATTCGTCAATTAACTCATACCGCAAGTCGTTGTCATCCATTGAAAAGGCACAGGTCGACCTCAACATGAAACCCGTTCATGAAACAGTGTCAGAGACGATTGTAAATTGGTATGACGAACATGATCAAGAAAATCCACA AAATTGGAGCTTGGGAAAACGCATATTCGTCCTTGGGCTGGTATCTCTTCTTACATTCGGAGTTTATATAGGTTCTGCAATCTA TCCATTGTCGGAAATTCCTTCAATTGGAAGGACTCCCGTGTATATGGCAACTCTCTTGATCTTTGTACTCCTGCAGCTTCCCATAATATATGCCCCAAACATCCAAACTCTACTCGCAATGCGGTTCTTCACCGGATTCTTTGGTTCACCTGCCCTTGCAACTGGCGGGGCTTCCATTCAGGACAT GTTCCCAATTATCAAATTACCTTACGCACTCATCGTTTGGAGTGTTACTGCTTCATGTGGAC CTATTCTCGGCCCTATAATCGGCGGATTTGCAGCACAGAACAGAAACTGGACATGGCCGCTCTGGGAACTATTCTATATTGGCGTGTTTGCTTTCATTGTCCTCCTATTCTGGCTGCCTGAGACCAACGCCGAGACCATCCTCTTAAAGCGCGCCCAACGCCTACGAAAACTGACCGGAAACCCCAACCTGTTCAGCAAGAGCGAGATCAAGCAATCGAAACTAAAGCCTTCTGAAGTGTTGTTCGAATCGCTCTTACGCCCGTTCCAGCTCATGATCGAGCCCGCTGTCCTGTACGCCAATGTTTACCTCGGATTAACCTACGCTATCTTCTACT TGTGGTTTGAAGCCTTCCCACTGGTCTACGGCGACATCTATCACTTCAATCTCGGCCTCTCCGGTCTTCCGTTTACGGGTTTGTTGGTTACCTGTATCCTTGCCAGTTCCGTCTATGTGTGTTGGAACTACTACCATGTTGAGCCCATATTCAGGAAAACCGGATATATTGTCCCAGAGTCACGCCTTGCAGTGGCTCTTGTTGCCTCTGGATTTGTTCCAGCGTCTCTCCTTATATTTGGAAAGTTGATCTTATCTTGTCCTACACAAATCCCAGACTTACCTTTTTCAAATAGGATGGTCTTCCCGGCCGGATGTGCACTGGATTGTCCCAACTATAGGCGCAGCTTTGTATATCCCAGGGTAGGCCTCTTTGCCAATTAG